The proteins below come from a single Ictalurus furcatus strain D&B chromosome 27, Billie_1.0, whole genome shotgun sequence genomic window:
- the LOC128602747 gene encoding CD276 antigen homolog isoform X2 — protein sequence MEIRSYLLFALLLVIDKVSMQSVTVEADLGGSVILPCSVGRYEKDVFWRDENSKSVYDIIMGEVDFHDQDAAYRDRVDSFKSEFTKGNYSIRLHNVKPTDPGRYSCHIPNSITVHVQLKIKERRALEPTPKPRNSGTVKRASGTSLFLLICVLLHSLAD from the exons ATGGAAATAAG AAGTTATTTGCTGTTTGCCCTTCTTCTTGTGATAGATAAAG tgtcgATGCAGAGCGTCACAGTTGAAGCTGATCTCGGAGGCTCTGTGATCTTACCGTGTTCAGTCGGTCGCTATGAAAAGGATGTGTTCTGGCGGGATGAAAACAGCAAGTCGGTGTATGACATCATCATGGGTGAAGTGGATTTTCATGACCAGGATGCTGCGTACAGGGACAGAGTCGACAGTTTTAAATCAGAGTTCACAAAAGGGAATTACTCCATCAGATTGCATAATGTGAAACCCACTGATCCGGGACGTTACAGTTGCCACATTCCTAACTCCATTACTGTCCATGTACAACTGAAGATTAAAG AAAGAAGAGCCTTAGAACCAACGCCTAAGCCGAGAAACAGTGGCACCGTGAAGAGAGCAAGCGGTACATCACTGTTTCTGCTCATATGTGTTCTACTGCACAGCCTCGCAGACTGA
- the LOC128602747 gene encoding CD276 antigen homolog isoform X1: MEIRSYLLFALLLVIDKVSMQSVTVEADLGGSVILPCSVGRYEKDVFWRDENSKSVYDIIMGEVDFHDQDAAYRDRVDSFKSEFTKGNYSIRLHNVKPTDPGRYSCHIPNSITVHVQLKIKAERRALEPTPKPRNSGTVKRASGTSLFLLICVLLHSLAD; this comes from the exons ATGGAAATAAG AAGTTATTTGCTGTTTGCCCTTCTTCTTGTGATAGATAAAG tgtcgATGCAGAGCGTCACAGTTGAAGCTGATCTCGGAGGCTCTGTGATCTTACCGTGTTCAGTCGGTCGCTATGAAAAGGATGTGTTCTGGCGGGATGAAAACAGCAAGTCGGTGTATGACATCATCATGGGTGAAGTGGATTTTCATGACCAGGATGCTGCGTACAGGGACAGAGTCGACAGTTTTAAATCAGAGTTCACAAAAGGGAATTACTCCATCAGATTGCATAATGTGAAACCCACTGATCCGGGACGTTACAGTTGCCACATTCCTAACTCCATTACTGTCCATGTACAACTGAAGATTAAAG cAGAAAGAAGAGCCTTAGAACCAACGCCTAAGCCGAGAAACAGTGGCACCGTGAAGAGAGCAAGCGGTACATCACTGTTTCTGCTCATATGTGTTCTACTGCACAGCCTCGCAGACTGA
- the LOC128602746 gene encoding uncharacterized protein LOC128602746 — protein sequence MKILHIHFYLLVCCGAAESFTEKSVDLGQNVTLKCVVSVKDVYWFLMKPSEPPVFILRSYSSSILEPYYRNTTFSKRFSVQYNSSLFIHNISTNELGVYYCIQTQTGSPPDISSGIRLYIRNHSAENQTCETEQRPNQTADQCEDVGLWRILFIVLGTINCLVIAVVAVSIVTCCGKTKSPNCDVKLQEVSGSQSWLAKAHNESSYTVVEFIPFHPVV from the exons ATGAAGATCCTCCACATTCACTTCT ACCTACTTGTGTGCTGTGGAGCTGCAGAAAGTTTCACAGAGAAGTCGGTAGATTTGGGACAAAATGTGACTCTAAAGTGTGTGGTGTCTGTGAAAGATGTGTACTGGTTCCTGATGAAGCCGTCAGAACCTCCAGTGTTTATATTACGCTCTTACTCAAGTAGTATCCTGGAGCCATATTACAGAAACACGACCTTCAGCAAGAGATTCTCAGTGCAATATAATAGcagtttatttatacacaatataAGTACTAATGAATTAGGAGTGTATTATTGTATTCAAACTCAAACTGGTTCACCTCCCGACATCAGCAGTGGAATCAGACTTTACATCCGGAATCATTCAGCTG AGAATCAGACATGTGAAACTGAACAGCGGCCGAATCAGACAGCGGATCAATGTGAAGACGTCGGACTCTGGCGGATTCTCTTCATCGTACTCGGAACAATAAACTGTCTCGTCATTGCTGTAGTCGCAG TCTCGATCGTTACCTGCTGTGGAAAAACCAAATCTCCAAACTGCGATGTGAAGCTTCAAGAAGTCAGTGGATCACAG agTTGGTTGGCAAAAGCACATAATGAAAGCAGCTACACTGTGGTGGAGTTTATTCCGTTTCACCCTgtggtgtaa